A DNA window from Bradyrhizobium sp. CCBAU 53421 contains the following coding sequences:
- a CDS encoding formate/nitrite transporter family protein, with amino-acid sequence MAYLAPSEFVTKMVDAGESKIFMSTRDTVIRAYMAGAILALAAWFAVTINVNTGQPLVGALLFPVGFVMLYLLGFDLLTGVFVLSPLALLDKRPGVTLGGVLRNWGLVFIGNFAGALTVAFMMAFVTTFGFTQEPDKVGMTIGNVGEARTLGYAAHGAAGMATLFIRGMLCNWMVSTGVVGAMISTTVPGKVIAMWMPILVFFYMVFEHSVVNMFLFPSGLMLHAKFSIMDYLIWNEIPTVLGNLAGGLAFTGLTLYTTHVKTAPKRQRLAA; translated from the coding sequence ATGGCCTATCTCGCACCGTCCGAATTCGTCACCAAGATGGTGGACGCCGGCGAATCCAAGATCTTCATGTCGACGCGCGACACCGTGATCCGCGCCTATATGGCCGGCGCGATCCTCGCGCTGGCTGCCTGGTTCGCCGTGACGATCAACGTCAACACGGGGCAGCCGCTGGTCGGCGCATTGCTGTTTCCGGTCGGCTTCGTGATGCTCTATCTCTTGGGCTTCGACCTGCTGACGGGCGTGTTCGTGCTATCGCCGCTGGCGCTGCTCGACAAGCGGCCCGGCGTCACGCTCGGCGGCGTGCTGCGCAACTGGGGCCTCGTCTTCATCGGCAACTTCGCCGGCGCGCTGACGGTGGCGTTCATGATGGCGTTCGTGACCACCTTCGGCTTCACGCAGGAGCCGGACAAGGTAGGCATGACCATCGGAAACGTCGGCGAGGCGCGAACGCTGGGCTATGCGGCGCACGGCGCGGCGGGCATGGCTACCCTGTTCATCCGCGGCATGCTCTGCAACTGGATGGTCTCGACCGGCGTGGTCGGCGCCATGATCTCGACGACCGTGCCCGGCAAGGTCATTGCGATGTGGATGCCGATCCTGGTGTTCTTCTACATGGTGTTCGAGCATTCGGTGGTGAACATGTTCCTGTTCCCGTCGGGACTGATGCTCCATGCGAAGTTCTCGATCATGGACTATTTGATCTGGAACGAAATCCCGACCGTGCTCGGCAACCTCGCCGGCGGCCTCGCCTTCACCGGGCTCACGCTCTACACCACGCATGTGAAGACGGCGCCGAAGCGCCAGCGCCTCGCGGCTTGA